A region from the Azospirillum thermophilum genome encodes:
- a CDS encoding DUF2497 domain-containing protein — MDDDDDDVLELTQMVEDDTPPMAEPEPDPWPDEPAFPEPEPEPMPAFHMPDPEPPPPPPRPAPKRPMPAFDEFEDDDEPPPRPRPRSRALDLDDGLISRRTAEDASHHFTHLARELGDDLSIGPMPVGIRTVEEVVRELLKPLLKEWLDENLPTIVERLVQQEIDRMIRRSQKF, encoded by the coding sequence ATGGACGACGACGATGACGACGTGCTCGAACTCACCCAGATGGTGGAGGACGACACGCCGCCGATGGCGGAGCCGGAGCCCGATCCCTGGCCCGACGAGCCGGCCTTCCCGGAGCCGGAGCCCGAGCCGATGCCGGCCTTCCACATGCCGGATCCGGAACCGCCGCCCCCGCCGCCGCGCCCCGCTCCCAAGCGGCCGATGCCGGCCTTCGACGAGTTCGAGGACGACGACGAGCCGCCGCCGCGCCCCCGGCCGCGCTCGCGGGCGCTCGACCTGGATGACGGGCTGATCTCGCGCCGCACCGCCGAGGATGCCTCGCACCATTTCACCCATCTGGCGCGCGAGCTCGGCGACGACCTGTCCATCGGCCCGATGCCCGTCGGCATCCGCACCGTGGAGGAAGTGGTCCGCGAGCTGTTGAAGCCGTTGCTCAAGGAATGGCTGGACGAGAATCTGCCGACGATCGTCGAGCGGCTGGTCCAGCAGGAGATCGACCGCATGATCCGGCGGTCGCAGAAGTTCTGA